In the Pristis pectinata isolate sPriPec2 chromosome 34, sPriPec2.1.pri, whole genome shotgun sequence genome, gtacatggataggaaaagtttagagggatatgggccaaatatgggcaaatgggactagcttagacgggaatcttggtctgcatggaccagttgggccgaagggcctgttttccattctgtatgactcccattacaatcaaatcagccgtgatcttattgaatggaggggtGGAGTAACCTTGGCCTCACTCGTCCTTTCTTGGGCTTGACGTGGCtgtcatttctttttccttcaggTACCCACGCCTTGCAGCAAGGAATCCAGAATCCAACACCGCTGGGAGCAACGTCTTCTCAAAGTTCTCTGCCTACATCAAGAACGCCAATCCCAGCTTGAATGACTGTAAGTGGATGTAggacagtacagtgcagagagaggccctttgtcccacaatgtcAGTGATGACCATAATGCCAACATAAACTAATCCCATCGCTTGtgcgtggtctatatccctctgttccctgcctgttcatgtgcctatcaaagtcgagtttattgccacatgcacaatgtgtgcacaggtgcaatgaaaaacttacttgcagcagcatcacaggatcCACGTctccccggcagcgcattcctggaagtatatttaaaaaaaaaacttgccttgcaaatctcctttaaacttacaaaCTCTAAAACGTTGTGTTCTCCATGGGGGGCCTCTCCCAAATCCCTGAGATGCTTCCCAAAATGATGTGCCCAGAGCTGGCAGCCACATTTACTGCCTACTTTAGTTGCTGTTGTTATCTGTTTCCTGGGCCTAAGGAACACCTTAGAGTCGTAGagtagagcatagaaacaggcccttcggcccaacttgtccatactggcagtggtgcccagcaagctagtcccatttgcccgcgttcggCACATATtgctctaaacccctcctatccatgaatttatccaaatgtcttttgaatgttgtcatCACACCAGCCTCAACCaacctggtttcctcccacatcccaaagggatgcaggttaattggccactgtaaattaccccgttGGTGAAGGTAAATGGCAAAATGAATGAGATGTACCagaatttggatagacagagcctgattaggaAGAGaccgcatggctttgtgcatggaaagtcatgcttggtGAAActtttaagagtttttttaaagaggtaaccaaaaaggtagatgagggtagggcattggatgttgtccatttggactttagcaaggccttcgacaagctcctgcatggtagactggtctggaaggttagtttccacggaatccagggagagctagtttggtggattcaaaactggctcagaggtaggaagcagagggtggtggttgaaggttgtttctcggaatggacaCCGGTgacagtggtgtgccgcaggggctggtgctgggacccttgttattcgttatttatataaatgatttggatgcaaatgcacaaggcttgatcggtaagtttgcggatgacaaattgggaggtgttgctgatagtgaagaaggttaacttagattacagggggatcttgatcacttagggaagtgggccgaggagtggcaaatggatttcaatgcagataagtgtgacatgttgcattttgggaagttaaaccagtgtaggacttgtactatgaatggtagggcactggggaatgtaatggaaccagggacctaggagtacaagggcatagttcattgaaagcggtgtcacagatagacagggtagtgaaaaagtcGTTTAGcgcattggccttcatcagtcagggcactgagtataggagctgggacattgtgttgcagttgtacgagtcgttggtgaggctgcacttggagcactgtgtacagttgtggtcaccctgttataggaaaaacgtggttaaactggaaagagcacagagaagatttacgaggatgttgccaggactagaggccttgagttatagggaaaggttggccaggctaggtctttattccattgagcgtaggagaatgaggggtgatcttatcgaggtttataaaattatgagaggcatagataagggggacggtaacagtcttttccccagagtaggggagtccaaaagtagggggcgtaggtttagggtgagaggagaaagatttaaaagggacctaagggtcaactttttcacgcggggggtggtgagtatatggaatgagctgccagaggaagtgggtgaggcaggtacaatggtatcatttaagaagcacttggataggtacatggaggggcggggtttggagggatatgggccaaacacaggaaattgggactagctgggtgggccgaagggcctgtatcggggctgtattgctctgtgactctatccttcctatggtgtggtgagcagaactgcacacaactgcACTGCAGTTGTTTAGAACTGGTCTCCAGAGTTTGAAACTTTCAGCTATGATCTCAGACAGTGAGCATCAAGTGAGCGGAAGTGATTATTCTGGTATTTGGGTCTGAACTGTAGTTGCTAGTTTGGTACCAAAATAGAACAGTAGATAACCACATGCTACGGCTTCTTAAGGTGGTGCCCCACAGCCCCAAGGTAACGTTGTCCCTCGGCAACCAACAGACAGACACCAAACTGGTGGAGCGTTCATGGCATAGGTTGCTGCCTCAtgactccagcgacccaggtttgattctgacctccggcatgttctccctgtgactgtgtggggttcCCCTCGGGGTGCTCCCACAATCCAATAATGagtaggttggtagattaattggccactgtgccccagtgtgtaggtgtataaaatcatgaggggcatagatagggtgaatgcacacacagtctttttccccatggttggggaattaagaactagagggcataggtttaaggtcagaggggagagatttaatagggacttgaggcacaactttttcacccagagggtggtccgtatatggaacgagctgccagaggatgtgattgaggcaggtacattaacgatatttaaaaggtacatggataggaaaggtttcaagggatatgggccaaacatggtcaAGTGGGactagatggggatcttggtcagtatggaccagttgggctgaagggcctgtttccatgctgtatgactctacctcagcaatggaacactatggaccacacttgcaccactgtggacttgtctctggtttgttttttgcactaatgccttgttttgcacagttttttttctcttcactgtcttgtataatttctattctgtgtgttgtctgtacctacgtgcctgtgatgctgctgcaagcaagtttttcattgtacctgtacctcaccgtacttatgcacatgataataaactcaacttgacttggatGCCACTGAAAGTTGTTATCTCACTGCAACCAGATGGCCAATGTCTTGTTGCTTCCAATTTATTAGGTCCCTGAGACCACGAGTCTTAGTAGAACGAGCCAACTTCCCAGTTGATGGGGAAGCTGAGGGAATATTACATGGGATATTGTCCCTAACCTCATGCCAGTTTGGTTCATCCTGTGATCAGTCAATTCCGGagattctctccttcaattctgTCTGCTCAATCTCCTTGTTCATATCTTCTTAGTGCTTTAGGAAAACTAACATGGCATCATCCAAATGTCTTGCACGTTGTGATGGCTGTTTTAACACTCTAAATGCCGCATTACTAAGACTGCTTGTTCCAAattattagctgaatttaaattcctcagctgctgtggtgggattagAACTTGGGCTCTCTGGATTTTTCCACCTAAGCCTCCGGGTTACTAGTCCTGTTGTACCATCACTGTACCTATCTGAGATGATTCGGTTTGGTGTCTGGAAGGCAGTGCCTGTGACACAGTTGGAAGCTGCACTGGATGggtccaagtcgagtttattgtcatatgcacaggtgcaatgaaaaacttgcctgcagggACATCACTGGTGCATAGTAttagataagcagtattcacaagaaaaacatagattaaacataaattatacataattttacaAAGAAGAATGCAATTATAACAAAAGAAaacccaaagtccattgtagtgcaaagtggtgttGCTAcaccgaggtagtgattagggttgtgcaggttggttcaagaaccgaatggttgaagggaagctggtgatgttggacttcaggcttctgtacctcctgtcaaCCTGAattgtgtggggaaaggaattgaacTTGCAGCTGTCTGATCAGCCACTAAGCTGCAACCTGTACTCATACCCAACTGGCTTTGCTTAAAGTGTTCTTTCTTTGTCTCCTCGCTAGCGTTGGAGAAGGGGCTATTAAAATCCTTGGCACAACTGGACGAGTACCTTAATGCCCCACTGCCCGAGGAGATTGATGAGAACAGTGCAGAGGACATCGGCACGTCCACCAGGAAATTTCTGGATGGCAATGAACTGACCCTTGCCGACTGTAATCTTCTACCTAAGCTCCACATTgtgcaggtaaaaacaaagcCGCTTCTATGGTGGACCTGTTACTGGAACGGTCAttgtcacagtctcagaatacaagaccataagatacaggagcagtattaggccattcagcccatcgagtcggctccaccattcaatcacagctgattttcttttctcttgcctttctccagtaacccttaaccctcttaccaatcaagaacctataaacctctgccttaaatacacccaatgacttggcctctacctccctctgtggcaacaagttccacgattcactaccctctggctgaagaaaatcctcctcatctcagttctaaaggcacgtccctttattctgaggctgtgtcctcagatcctcgactctcctactaatggaaacaccatctccacctccactctatccagcccttTTGGTATCCGGTAGATTTCAACAaaatccccccaccaccccatccttttgaactccatcgagtaccggctcagagacatcaaatgctcctcttaCATTAAGCCTTTTGttcctgggatcatccttgtgaacctcctccagaccctctccagggccagcacagaATATGGGGGGTGGAAGTTACTTGGGACTGAGAtaagaaaaaatttcttcaccaagaggaTGGTGAGTCTGCGGTTCTCTATCACAGAATAGTGTGGAGGCTTAAGTCACTGGATATAGATATAAACACAAGGGTCAAGGGACATTGGGACAGTGTGGGAATTGAGATGGATAATCGGCCAAGGTcgtgttgaatggtgaagcagaatgGAGGGCTCACGTTTAGGTCTGTTCCTCTTGTATATTTCAGTGGAGCATGTGCCTTGAGGTTCACACTCTGCCCCAtctccaactcattggctgacGAGGTGTTGTCACTAAATGCAGTGTctcaaaaaaattctcctcatcccctccctcttGGATGTTTTTTCTTTTGCCAATTGCTTTTAAACCCTGTCACAGTGTTCTCTTCTCCGAAACCCTTCTGTTCTTTTCAATCCCTCTTAATAAATCCACCCCAGTCTCCCTTGTGTAAAGGTGGACTTGGATTTGTCAACTGGTCCTACAGCACGCAAATGGGGTCCTTCAGCACACTGAGTCCACGCCGACCACTAGGCACCAATTTACACAAAACAAggagtaatcccattttattctcctcacattcccatcacctcgaACCacattgtaccactcacctacacactggactGTCAACCTGCCaatttgcacgtctttgggatatgggagcacccgggggaaccacAAGGTCActaggagagcgtgcaaactccacacacacttgcacactctTACTTTCGCGTGCTCTTTCTTACTTTTGCACGATCTTTCTTACTCCCGCGCGCTCTCTGTCTCACactcgcgcgcgcacacacacacacacaacaccagaggtcaggattgaacccagatcgctggagccatagacagcagctctacccgctgcgctaTTGTGCTACCTTCGTTTCACAACTTTTTGCAAGCGAATAGCTGAGCTGATGTACCCCTACTGTCTTCTTGTGATGTAAGATTCATTGTTAGGCCGTTCTGAAAGAAGCCCTTAATTGTCTCCTCTTTgtcttcctcccctccctgtgCCTCCACCCTCCAAACAGGTGGTGTGCCGGAAGTACAGAGGCttcgagttcccccagcagttcaCGGGCATCTGGAGGTACCTGCAGAACGCCAACAGCTGCGAAGAGTTTGCCAGCACCTGCCCGAAGGACGAAGAGATCGAGCTTGCCTACGCCATGGTTGCCAAATCTCTCAAGTGAAGAGCCTCATCTTCAGAGTATTTTGAGCTGAGCAATTAGATTCTCCTCGTGGTGCGATACAATAGTTGACTTGTTTCGCTTTTTGTTCAAAAAAAAGTATTATTTCTCCAACGTTGAGTCACCTAGTTGtctttttatttgctttcctcaaaaataaatatttatgtttCGTCAAAGTCTTTGCAGTTGCCTGGGAATTGAGACAAGATGGAACTTTGACCACCTTGTTTGGGGTGGCTTGATGAAgggtaaatggaacaagtttgggtttaatgttttttttccccctctctgtcCTCCAATTATGATTGTCTTCATGAGGTTTAGTGAACTTGCTTCACATCACTGGTACTAACAAATTGAGAAGGGCATTGGGCCTT is a window encoding:
- the LOC127586091 gene encoding chloride intracellular channel protein 1-like, whose translation is MADEKQVELFVKAGSDGQSIGNCPFSQRLFMVLWLKGVTFNVTTLDMKRKFENQYLKDLAPGAQPPFLLYDNEVKTDTNKIEEFLEENLCPPKYPRLAARNPESNTAGSNVFSKFSAYIKNANPSLNDSLEKGLLKSLAQLDEYLNAPLPEEIDENSAEDIGTSTRKFLDGNELTLADCNLLPKLHIVQVVCRKYRGFEFPQQFTGIWRYLQNANSCEEFASTCPKDEEIELAYAMVAKSLK